Genomic DNA from Peribacillus simplex NBRC 15720 = DSM 1321:
TGAAGGGCTGTATTTACTTGAACAGGGACGCTTACCTTCACAACAGGAGACGTATCCGGTCCAAGAGATGGCTAAAATGGTGGAACGGATGCAACTGATCCATAAGCAAATAAATGAGCAGACAAAATTATCACAAAAAATGGCGAATGAAAAGGCCATTGATCAGGAGAAACAGATCCAGGAAATCGTCTCCCAGGAACGAAACCGTTTGGCGCGGGAACTGCATGATTCTGTGAGCCAGCAATTGTTTGCCGCTTCGATGTTCATGTCGGCCATCACCGAATCTCAATCCGATATGGAAAAAACGGAAATGAAGCAATTCAAGGTAGTGGAAGAAATGATCCATCAATCCCAGCTTGAGATGAGGGCGCTATTGCTTCACTTGAGACCTGTCGCATTAAAGGGAAAATCTTTACATGAAGGAATGAAAGAGCTCCTTTTGGAATTGGCCCAAAAAGTGACGATGGATATAAATTGGAAGATGGAGCCTGTCACTCTGGATAAGGGGATTGAGGACCATCTGTTTCGGATTTTACAAGAATCGATTTCAAATACACTAAGACATGCAAAAGCGAACTCGCTTGAAGTGCTATTGATCGTTCGTGATGGGCTGATCATTTTAAGGATAACGGATGACGGCATCGGTTTTAACGTCGAGGAGTCGAAAACGGGATCATATGGTTTGCAAAACATGCATGAACGGGCTGTTGAATTAGGCGGAACGATGCAACTTGTAAGCGTTCCGAATAAAGGAACGAAACTTGAAGTGAAAATCCCATTATTAAATGCTGGAGGTGATCATGATGATTAAAGTATTATTTGTCGATGACCATGAAATGGTAAGGATAGGGGTATCGGCTTATTTATCCGCACAGTCGGATATCGAAGTGATCGGGGAAGCGGACAATGGCTTGAAAGCTGTCGAACTGGCAATGGAATTGCGTCCAGATATCATTTTGATGGATTTGGTGATGCCGGAAATGGACGGCATAGAAGCGACGAAACGAATTATCGAAAAATGGCCAGAAGCAAAGATCATCATTGTGACAAGCTTCCTGGATGATGAAAAAGTGTACCCGGCATTGGAAGCCGGAGCGACGAGCTATATGTTGAAAACATCAAAGGCCAGCGAGATTGCGAGAGCCGTTCGTTCAACTTTCAAGGGACAAAGCGTACTTGAACCTGAAGTGACGGGAAAAATGATGGAAAAGCTGCGTCGCCCAAAGGTTACCCAGCTTCATGATCAATTGACAAACCGCGAAATGGAAATTTTGCTGCTGATGACACAAGGAAAAACGAATCAGGAAATTGCGGATGAACTATACATAGCCCTGAAAACAGCTAAAGTACATGTCAGCAATATTTTAAGTAAGCTTGCCGTGCAGGACCGCACGCAAGCAGTGATTTACGCATTTAAGCATTCGCTCGTTCAAGAAGAAGAGTAAAGAGTGTCTATTTACGAAAAGATGAAAGTTTGTTATATTTAGGGAATTATCCCATCCTGTAAAAGTTCTTTCAAGGTTGCTGATTGCAGCCTTTTTTTTACGGATAACGGGAAAGTAGGCAGAAAGCGGGTGAAATGATGTTAAGAGTTATCTTAGAATTATTTCGTATAATCACCATTATTTTTGTTATTGGTATGATAATGGGGTTCATCATTAATTCCATCTATGCGATTTTTGGTATAACCGTAGAGAATACCACGGGCGGATGGATTGTTGGTATGGCAATTTTTCCATTACTTTATGTACTCTATAAAAACCGCCTTCAATTTTCTGGGTTCTATAAAAAGGGCGGACAAGTAAAACTCTCAAACAGGACAACTACTATATTGTTTTGCTTCTCTGTGCTAATGTTAACGGTTGCCCCTTTCTTTAGCTAACGGAATGCAAAAAGAGCATGTTTTGATTAAAACATGCTCTTTTTTATACAGTTTTTTGGATTATACAGCGTCCTCTGCAGTATCGAGCCTCTTGCCATATATCCGATAAAGAACCAAAGCGAATACCATTCCTATGAAGGAGATGGAGGAGATGAACAGGTAAAGGGTCTTGCCGCCGAAAGCCCCATATATGGCTCCGCCTATATAAGAAGCAATAATTCCCGAAACCCCGAAGAATAGCAGCGCCAGTACGGTCTGGCCTGTGGCACGCCATTCCACAGGAACGATCCGATACAGATATTGGATGGCTGCCGAGTAGAAAATCGGGAAAGTCAATAGCTGCATGACTTGCAAATAAGCTAATAGCTGTGGATCGGTAATCCAGGCAGAGACGAAATAACGGATAAAGAAAAACGCGGCTGCAAACGAAATGATGATGATTTCCTTACCCTTGCGCAACCACCAGAAGCTTAGGGCGAATACAACGATTTCACTTCCCGCCGCTAAGAACCAGGTCAAGCCTACAAGCTTGGCACTTCCTCCAAGTTCCCTGATATACACTCCGAGGAAAGTATCGTTCATCCTTGCTGGAACAGCACAGATAAAAACCAATAACAGAAAGAGAAGGGTCTCTTTATTGCTGAAAAAATGCTTAAGGCTGCTTAAGGTAACAGGTTTCCCTGAAACGGGCGCATCAGGCATCATCCAGCTGACAATGAAACTGATCAAACCTATGCCCGCAAAAAGGAAGGCAAGGCTGTTCGCTCCGAAATATGACATAACATAGCCGGTGATCAGCGATATGACCGCATAACCCAATGCACCATATGTCCGGATGGAACCGTAACTGATCCCGGATTTCTCTGCAATCGTAAAATTGAGGCTTTCCGTCAGGGGATCGATCGGCATCAGAAAGAAATATAGCAGCATGGCAAATAGGATAAGCTGAAGATAACTGCTTGAATCATAGAGGAAATAACCGATTACGCTCGAGAAAAAGATGAGTAACAACAGGACTTTTCGTATAGTCCTTGTTTTGTCGCTGATCATTCCCCATAAAGGCTGGGTGATGAGGGTGACAAAACCACCTGTACCGATGATGAATCCGATTTGGGCTGGACGCAAACCTTGATCAGCCAGATAGACTGGGAGAAACGGAATGAAAATGGCAAGCAGTCCAAAATATAAAAAGTTAAAACTCTTTAATAATCGTAATGCTTTCATAAAAAGTATGATACCTCACGTGTTCTATAGATTGGGGTGATTTCAACCTTGTTATTGTAACATTGATGACAGAATTTGAAAAAATAGTTTTAATATTTATGGAGAAATAGAATAATAGAGTTGTTTTACGGTTAAATTCCACTGTTTAAAAATGGATGAAAATGATAGAATTAACACTTATTGTTAATTGTAGAGGGTGGTATTTAATGGATCAAGACACTAACGTGATTCAAGAGTTGCAGGAATTGAAGCAAAAAGTCGGTCATATTGAAGACTTATTAACGGAGCAAGCCAATAAAAAGGAAAAAGCAGGACCATTTCGAATCTTCCTGGACGCAGTAGTCTCATTGCTATTTGGATTAATTGTTGTAGGACCGGTTATAGTGATTGTCGTTGGGGTTCTGATGGTGGCTGCATCCTGGTTAGGGATGGTGTTTTAAACGATTAGGAGAGTCTAGGCTTTTATAAATAGATTGATTTGATTAGGCAAATAGGGGCTGTATTATTTGTTGGTTTTTTCCATTTAGAAGAGTTCTTAATAACTCTTTAGGTTCATGGCTAATCATCTTGAATAACTCTCCCCAGAGTACTTGCATCAACTTTATTTTAGATAGTATTTTACGGATTTCATATGGCTGGCTCAACACGATTTCCCATGATTTGTTTCTTTGAAAATATTATCCTAAGAAAGTTATTGACAAATTTACTTTGAGTCCGTATAGTATGGGATATTATTAAAAATATTCAGATATAATTTTTGAAACGCAATGATCAGGAGTAGTAAAAGCTCATTATTCGGTGAAGAGAGCTGCGGGTTGGTGCAACGCAGTCCAATGATACTTTGAACTTGCCTGGGAGTGGTAAAGCGAAAGATAGGAATTATTCTATTCTTTTGTTTTAACGATTGACCTTCGTTACAAGGTTTTTAAAGCAGGGTTCTTAAAAGAGCCAATAAGAGTGGTACCGCGGTAAGCTTAAGGCATATCGTCTCTTTCTTCATTTGATTATGAAGGAAGAGACGATATGCTTTTTTTGATTTTGGGGAGGTAAGGATATGGAAACGGACAAACGGAATTTACAGAGGACAATGACTTCAAGGCATATTACGATGATGGCATTAGGCGGTGCCATTGGGGCAGGTTTATTTAAAGGAAGCAGTTCAGCCATTGATATGGCAGGCCCTTCCATAATCATTGCGTACTTGATAGGAGGCATCATCCTATTATTCATCATGCAAGGTTTAGCAGAAATGGCGGTCCGCAATAGCGGTGCACGAACATTCAGGGATTTGGTCCAATCGATTTTAGGAAAATATCCTGCCTATTTCCTGGATTGGATCTATTGGAAAATGTGGGTATTGAATATTGCGGCGGAATCAGTGGTTGCGGCGATTTTCATTCAATATTGGCTGCCTGGATATCCAATTTGGATACTGGCACTAGCCGTTTCGGTTTTAGTTACTGCGGTTAACTTGCTGTCGGTAAAGGTTTTTGCTGAAACGGAGTACTGGCTTGCTTTAATTAAAATTACCGTCATCATTGTGTTCATCATGGCTGGATTATTGTTGCTGCTCGTTACTTTTGGTGAACATACAGCCGTCGGTTTTTCTAACTTGACTGAGCATGGCGGTTTCTTCCCGAATGGATCGACAGGTTTGATCACAGCGATGCTGGTAGTAATCTATTCATATGGCGGTACGGAAATCATCGGGGTAACATTAGCTGAAACGAAAAATCCTGAAAAAGTGGTTCCAAAAGCCGTTCGCAGTACTTTGGTCAGGATCATTTCTTTCTATATCATTCCTTTTTTCATCATCGTTAGCTTAATTCCTTGGAACGAAGTAAACGGGGTGCAGGAAAGTCCGTTTGTAATGGTCTTTCAAATGATCGGTATTCCAGGTGCCGACCATATTATGAACGCCGTTGTTCTATTAGCGATCATTTCATCGATGAACTCCGGGTTGTATGGTTCATCCCGTGTTCTGTATACACAAGCCGTGGATGGTCGCATTCCGAAAATCTTTTCCCGGTTATCCAAGAAGAAAGTACCTGTTCCCGCAATATTAATGTGTACTTCCGCTTTATACGGCGGTGTACTGATTTCCTTATTTGCTGGAAGCAAAACCTTCGAATTCCTAATGGGTTCGCTAGGATATACCGTATTATTCATCTGGTTGATCATTGCTTTCGCCCATTTGAAATCACGTAAACAACAGTCCGGAAAAACAAGTGCCTATTCAGTAAAATGGTTCCCGTATACGACTTTGGCTGCGATCATCGCTTTAATAACGATCCTGATCGGAATCATTTTCACGACATCCATAGTCGTTACGGTCATTACACTTTGCATCTACATCTTCATTTCCTTAACGTTTGTTTGGAAAAAACGCCATAACAAAATCTAGAGAAAGCGGGGATATCACTTTAGCCTTCTCGCATATAAGTTTCAGTTTCAAGCCGTGGTATGTATGCCATGGCTTTCGTTCTGTATTCTTGGTCTGATGAAAAGTAAGAGATATCCATTTTACTAGTTCATGGGAATCATTAACTTTAGCAATTAAAGATTTAATCTAGTGAAAAATGTTGTATAATAATCTTTGGAAAAAACCAATATATTGAAGGTCGGAGCGAGCTATGAAAAATAATTCCATACTATCCTTTCACCCGTTATTATATTTATTACTTTTGGTGATTACTAGTTCCATTTATTCAATCATCAATCAATCTTCAGGTCATGCTGTCGATGTTACGACTATAATAGATGGGGAGATACCCTTTATTAAAGAATTTGTCCTTCCTTATTTACTTTGGTATCCGTATATCTATGGATTGCTGATTTACTACTGTTTTGTTGACCGAAAGCACTATTTCGTAGGATTAGTCAGTTTGATATCGGGGAAACTTCTCTGTTTTCTTGTATATTGCCTTTGGCAAACAACAGTACCGCGTCCAGAAGTGGTGGGGAACGATATCTTTGCCCATTTAATGCGAATCGTTTATAGTCATGATCAACCTGTCAACTGTCTTCCCAGCATTCATGTACTGACTACATTCATCATGATGATCGTCGCCCATAAGCGGAAAGAACAGCATAAATGGGAGTTTGCCAGTGTCACTGCATTCGGAACACTGATCATCCTCTCCACGCTATTTACGAAACAGCATGCTGTATTGGATGTACTCGCAGGAATACTCCTTGCATGTGGGGTATATGCAGCTGTCCAGTATATGTTCCAAGCTCTATCGGCTTTTCAGGCCAATCATTACACAGCGAGGCAAATTAAAAAGTGACCATATGAAAAAAAGCATCGAACCTCCCATAACAGGAAGTCCGATGCTTTTTTCATTTTACATTTCAGCTTCAATTTTCAAAGATGATTCTTCGCTGAACTGTTCCTTATCCAGGTCGCCCGTTATTTTACTAGTCAGAATACCGGAAGTCATGCTTCCGCTGACATTCACGGCCGTTCTTCCCATATCGATCAATGGCTCGACGGAAATCAACAGTCCGGCCAAGGCGATTGGCAAGTTCATTGCAGATAATACTAGGATGGCAGCGAATGTTGCTCCTCCGCCTACACCTGCAACCCCGAAAGAGCTAATGGCCACGATGGCAATCAACATGGCTATAAATGAAGGCTCTAGTGGGTTGATTCCAACCGTTGGAGCGATCATGACCGCTAACATGGCCGGATAGATTCCGGCACAGCCGTTTTGACCGATCGACAAGCCGAAGGATCCGGCAAAGTTGGCAATACCTTCTGACACCCCTAGTTGTTTCTGTGTTTGGATGTTCAATGGAAGAGCTCCTGCACTTGTTCTTGAAGTGAAGGCAAACGATAATACCGGGAAAGCTTTTCTTAAATATACGATTGGGTTCAATCCTGCAAGCATCAGCAATAACAGATGGATGAGGAACATGACAATCAGGGCGACATAAGAGGCACCGACGAATTTCCCCAATTTCAGGATGGCATCCAAATCACTCGTAGCTACAGTCTTCGTCATGATTGCCAAGATCCCGTAAGGTGTTAAACGCAGGATCAATGTTACTACGCGCATGATGATGCTGTGCAATGTATCTACTATTTTAGCAAAAAATTCAGCATGTTCAGGCTGTTTCCTTTTGACCCCTAAATAGGCAATCCCAAGGAATGCAGCAAAAATTACAACGGAAATGGTTGATGTCGGACGTGCGCCCGTTAAATCAAGGAACGGATTGGACGGAATCAACTCAAGAATTTGCTGCGGCATCGTTTTATCCTGAATCGTACCGTATGTTTCCGATATTTGATCCCCGCGGCTTAACTCCGCTTCCCCTTGCTCAATTTGAACGGCTTCCAAATTGAATACAGTTGCCGAGGTGATCCCGACAGCTGCTGCAATCGCAGTCGTTCCTAGTAGGATTCCGATGATCAGGACACTGATCTTTCCAATATTGCTAGTTAGTTTCAATCTTGTGAATGCGGATAAGATTGAAATGAAGACAAGCGGCATGACGATCATTTGCAGGAACTTGACATAGCCGGAACCTACAATGTTAAACCAATCGACCGATTTAACGATCGCTTCTGACTGAGGTTCATAGAAATACTGCAAAAGAAGTCCGAATACAATCCCTAAACCAAGTCCAGTAAAGACCCTTTTTGTAAAGGAAATATGCTTCTTACTCATGTAAAATAAAACGCCTAAAAGAACGAGCATTATGGCAAGATTTAAAAACACATAACCAATCATATATATTCCTCCTAATTCCGATTAACCAAATGAGAATAATGAATATCTGAAGACTATAATACATCATCTATTGTTTTTTTACCAGAAGAAAAAATAATTTATTTTTGACTTTTCAAGGAATTCATGTATTTATCTCTATTCTGGAACTGGATTAGAGGGAACAAAAAAGGGAGGACTGGAACAAGCTAAGTACAAATCTTCCATTATATACATTTTATCAGGAAGGATATGCGCTTGGTTTTCTTGAATGATATATCAGGCTGCATATGCTTAGCGTTTTTGAAAGGATGGAAGAATGATGGATATATACATTGACAGGCTTAATGAAAATGATGCACAAGCGTTATTTGCATTTGAATGCAGTAATAGAAGGTTTTTCGAGCAAACGGTCCCAGGCCGGGGAGATGATTATTATAGCTTTGGTACGTTTGAGATCAGGCATAAGGAATTATTAAAAGAACAGGAAGATGCTATCTCCTCTTTTTATTTGATTAAGGAAGGTTCAGGCATAATCGTCGGCAGGATTAATCTTGTGGATATCGACCCGATTAATGGTACGGCTCATGTCGGTTATAGAATCGGTGAACCGTTTACGCAAAAAGGGATTGCGAACGAAGCTTTAAAGCTTTTGGTTAATCTGGCGCCGGAATTAAATGTGACTAAAATACATGCCAAAACGACAAGCGACAATATTGCCTCCCAAAAGGTTTTAGTGAAAAATGGATTTGAACGGATTTCGATTAATGAGGAAATTAGTGCGGATACGGGTCAAAAGCTAACATTCTACCATTATAGTAAGAACGTATAAATCCATTTTCATCTATTAATAAACCGCATTAAACCATATTTTAAATTGCAAAGGATTTAAGAGATGAAGAAATGATCGCGAGATATTTTCCTGGCAAAGGAGTTCATTTACTTAAAAGGAGAAAGGAGAATGTAATATGATAGAAGGTTTATATGAAGCCCATTTACCTGTCAAGAATTTGGACAACTCAATGGATTTTTATAAGAAAATAGGCTTGAAACTAGCTTGGAGGGATGAAGATACTGCCTTCTTTTGGATAGAGGAAAACAAAAGCTGGGTCGGCTTATGGGAAGGGAAAGAATATCAAACTCCATACCACCCTTCACTAAGGCATATCGCCTTTCGGGTATCTTATGAAAATATGAAAAATGCATTAACTTGGCTCCAATCTCTAAAAATAGAAGTCGTCCCTTTTGGAAAAAGGACATCGATTGAACCTTTTGTGCGTCCGAACCAAGGGAACGCTTCCGTCTATTTCAATGATCCCGATGATAATAGTCTCGAACTTATGTGTTCGATAAAAGTCCCTGATGCATATAAGCATATGACCGAAAAACTTTCACTTGAAGAATGGGAAGACCTTTTAACTAGGTGAACTTTGTAAAGGAAAAGGTTCCCGGCTGTCTCAACCACGGTATAAACTAAACTGTTTTGTTACATGGAAATTTGCTATTATTTTATTCAAGTCCATGTGATAAGGAACGATCATTGTTTTGTTTGAAAGTGGAGAAATTTACTATACGAGTATGAGCAATTAATACGGAAAGGCTTAGGGAATAAATGTAGATGTTTAAAATTAGAGTGAACTTATTAACTCAAATGACGTTACTTATCATATTCGTTGTTTTTATCAGTACCTTGCTTGTGAGCCTTCTATTTTCTACACTGCTGGAAGACATCGTCGAAAACCATATGGGTAAGCAAGCAATGACAGTGGCCAAATTAGCGGCTCAAAATCCAACGATCATTCAGGGATTTAACGAAGATCAGCCATCAGAGGTGATTCAACCCGCATCAGAAATGATTCGTCAAACAACGGGTGCCGATTATGTAACCATTGCGAACCATAAAGGACTTCGCTACTCTCATCCTAATCCAGAATATATTGGGAAGCCTACGGCTACGAGTAATGATGCAGTTCTCAATGAACACAAATCAATTATTTATCAAGGAAATGGGATATCGGGGCCAGCGATTAAAGCTAAAGCGCCTATCTGGAATGATAAAGGGGAAGTTATCGGTGTTTCATCTGTAGGGTTTTTGATAGAGAATGTGCAAGATCAACTATCCAATTATAAAATGAAGATTATTCATTTGTCACTTATCCCAATCATTGTAGGAATCGTATGGGCAATATTTATTGCGCGGCGCTTAAAAAAGCTTATTTTAGGTCTAGAGCCGGAGGAGATTTCTTTTCTTTATCAAGAAAGGGAAGCGACACTTGATGCCATCCGATATGCTACCATTACGATTAATATTGAAAAACAGGTTACTTCCATGAATAAAAGAGCACGTGAAATGTTTCATGATCATCAGCTTATGGTGGGTAAGCGGATTGTAAATGGGCATTTAGAAAAACTCATCAAAATGGTAATTAGCACAAAAGAGGGACAGTTCAATCGTAAGTTACTTTTAGGCCAACAGCTATACATTTTGGATTTATCCCCTATCTTAAATCATAATGACGTCAGGGGCATCGTTTTAACAATAAGAACAGTATCCGAAATTGAACAATTAACAGATGAATTTTCAGAAATTAAGGCCTTTTCAGAAAATATGCGGGCACAAAACCATGAGTTTTTAAACAAATTAAATACCATTTATGGATTAGTTAGTTTAAAACAATACGATAGGGCATTGGACATCATCTCTTCAGAAGTGAGGGAGAGGCAAGATATCATTTCGTTTCTTATGTCATCAGTTAAAGATCCTTTATTAGCCGCCTGTTTACTTGGAAAGATAAACCGTTCAAAAGAACTGCAGGTTATATTAGAAATAGAACAGGAAAGCAATTTAAATAGTTCATTAAAACCTGAGGATTCCCATCACTTGGTTTCCGTTATTGGTAATGTCATCGATAATGCGATGGAGGCAGCACGGCAAAAGAACAAAAATGAGGGAAAGGTCAAAATTTCGTTTACGGATTTAGGAAACGAAATTATATTTGATATCGAGGATAACGGTCCAGGAATCCCTGATGCCATGGGGGATATTATTTTTACAGATGGTTATACGACTAAAAATGGGGAAAATCATGGGATCGGCTTGGCCATTGTAAAAAACTCCATTGGTCTTTTAAGCGGAGAAATTTATATAGATCGCAGTTATTTGGGAGGAGCAAGATTTACCATCGTCATCCCGAAGGATTTAAAAGCAGAAAAGGAGGCTTAGGAATGTCCAAAGGACCGATTACAGTCGTCATTGTTGAAGATGACGAAAATGCAGTGAATATATATAAACAATTTACGAATCAACTTGATCAATTCACTGTCATTGCTACAGCTAGCACAGGCAAGCAAGCATTAAACATTTTGCATGCCGCTCAACCGGACTTAATTTTATTGGATATCTTTTTACCGGATATGAATGGAATTGACCTTCTTCGGGAAATTAGGAGGGAATACCGGGGGATTGATGTAATTCTGATCACCGCCGCGAATGATACCGAAACAGTCAGTGAAGCGATTAGGGGAGGGGCTTTTGGTTACCTTATAAAACCGATCATTATCGATAAGCTTCTTGCGACGCTCAACCAATACGACCTGACGAGACGGCAGCTGCATAATAACAACTTAGTAAATCAAGATAAAGTCGATACTCTTTTTCGGACCATAAGTAATCCAAATACAGCAAATGATGTCCAAAAAAATCTTCTTCCCAAAGGAATTGACAAACATACCTTGAAAATGGTCAGAAGTAAGATTCAAAACATCAATGGCAGTTTAAATGCTGATGAACTAGGCCAACTCGTTGGAATTAGTTATTCAACCATGCGCAGATATCTGGAGTATTTAGTTTCCTGTGATGAAATGGAAGTTGAGGTTTTGTATGGAAGTGTTGGAAGGCCTGAAAGAAAATATAAAATAAAACACCTTTAAATCCCTGTTGATGAAATTTGTTTTCATCAATGGGGGTTTTTTCTTTTTCAGGCGTGAAAAAAATGAATAAAACTCTTATTACTTTCTTTATATGTGAATAAGGCTTAATGGATGATAGTCTCTAAAGAAAGCGTTATCAAAAAAGATAGTAATATTTTATCAATAAGGAAGGGAGCATGAAGATGTTATCCATTTTAGGATTTTCCATGATTGCAGTATTCATGTATTTAATTATGTCGAAGCGGCTATCGGCACTAGTGGCCATTATGCTCGTTCCAATCGTATTTGGAGTGATTGGAGGATTCTTTACAGAACTGGGACCCATGATGCAGGATGGTGTAGAAGGAATAGCTTCCACAGCCATAATGATTTTATTTGCTATTTTATATTTTGGAATAATGATAGATTCCGGTTTATTCGATCCTCTCATTTCTAAAATATTGAAAATAGTAAAAGGAGATCCATTAAAAATAGTTTTAGGAACCGCGATTCTCTCAATGACCGTCGCATTAGATGGAGACGGGACAACTACTTACATCATTACCGTCTCAGCGCTTTTACCCCTTTATAAGCGTCTGGGGATGAACAAAATAATATTAGCCACTGTAGCCATGTTATCCATGGGTGTTATGAATATGACACCGTGGGGGGGAGCTTCCGCTATGGCGATGGCCTCGTTGAATATTGACGCCTCGGAATTGTTCTTACCAATGATTCCTGTCATGGGATTTGGCCTAATTTGGGTTCTTGTTGTGGCTTTTATATTGGGAAAAGGGGAACGAAAGAGATTGGGCGTAGTAGAGATCCAGCATAATCACACAAAAGAAATGAATTCGGAGGCTAATTCCGAGTTAGCGGCAACAACGGTCTCCCGTGATTATCGTCGACCGAAATTGGTTTGGTTCAACTTCATTTTAACGATTGTGCTCATGGCATCATTAATCATTGATTTTATGTCTTTAACCATTTTATTCATGGTTGCTTTCGCCATTGCGCTATTGGTCAATTACCCTGATTTAAAGGATCAGCAGGATCGAATCGCCATTCATTCGAAAAATGCATTGGCCGTCGTTTCCATTGTCATTGCAGCCGGAATTTTTACCGGCATCATGTCTGGAACGAAAATGATTGATGCAATGGCCATTACGTTGGTCTCGCTGATCCCAGAATCTTTAGGACCATTTTTACCGGTAATTGTTGCGTATGCCAGTGCCCCTTTTACTTTCTTTATGTCAAATAATGCATTCTATTTTGGCGTACTTCCCATTATCGCACAGGCAGCTGATGCTTACGGAATTAGCGCGGCAGAAATAGGACGCGCCTCGATAATAGGGCAGCCGATACACGTATTGAGTCCTTTGGTGGCTGCAGCCCATTTGCTAATAGGTTTAGTGGGCACTGACTTCGGGGATTTACAACGGTTTGCCGTGAAATGGGCATTAGGGACTGTCACTGTCATGACAATAGCAGCGATAATCTTGGGAGTCATTTAGTGAAAAGGGACGGTAACCCTATCTTACGATCATGAAATTGATAATTGGAGGATTTTCAATGTGGATCATCACACTCTATAAAAACAGAGGTATTGTAATGTATGAATTTGAAACAGAACAAGCCGCAAGGGAAGTTTTCCGTAATATTCAGGGCAATAGGATTCTAACAGAAGTTATTTACTATAATGACCCAAGTTTAGCATATCATGTTGGACAAGAAGCATAATAGCAATGAATCGTAGAGGTGTTTATGGGCTAGTTAAGAATAAAGGGTAACTTTACAAAATATGATGATTAAAACACAAATCAAACAGCAAATTGTTTACCCCAAAAAAAGCTAAGGCTTTATTGGGGTTTTACTATTATTTTAGAAGGCT
This window encodes:
- a CDS encoding response regulator transcription factor, with protein sequence MIKVLFVDDHEMVRIGVSAYLSAQSDIEVIGEADNGLKAVELAMELRPDIILMDLVMPEMDGIEATKRIIEKWPEAKIIIVTSFLDDEKVYPALEAGATSYMLKTSKASEIARAVRSTFKGQSVLEPEVTGKMMEKLRRPKVTQLHDQLTNREMEILLLMTQGKTNQEIADELYIALKTAKVHVSNILSKLAVQDRTQAVIYAFKHSLVQEEE
- a CDS encoding amino acid permease codes for the protein METDKRNLQRTMTSRHITMMALGGAIGAGLFKGSSSAIDMAGPSIIIAYLIGGIILLFIMQGLAEMAVRNSGARTFRDLVQSILGKYPAYFLDWIYWKMWVLNIAAESVVAAIFIQYWLPGYPIWILALAVSVLVTAVNLLSVKVFAETEYWLALIKITVIIVFIMAGLLLLLVTFGEHTAVGFSNLTEHGGFFPNGSTGLITAMLVVIYSYGGTEIIGVTLAETKNPEKVVPKAVRSTLVRIISFYIIPFFIIVSLIPWNEVNGVQESPFVMVFQMIGIPGADHIMNAVVLLAIISSMNSGLYGSSRVLYTQAVDGRIPKIFSRLSKKKVPVPAILMCTSALYGGVLISLFAGSKTFEFLMGSLGYTVLFIWLIIAFAHLKSRKQQSGKTSAYSVKWFPYTTLAAIIALITILIGIIFTTSIVVTVITLCIYIFISLTFVWKKRHNKI
- a CDS encoding MFS transporter, producing MKALRLLKSFNFLYFGLLAIFIPFLPVYLADQGLRPAQIGFIIGTGGFVTLITQPLWGMISDKTRTIRKVLLLLIFFSSVIGYFLYDSSSYLQLILFAMLLYFFLMPIDPLTESLNFTIAEKSGISYGSIRTYGALGYAVISLITGYVMSYFGANSLAFLFAGIGLISFIVSWMMPDAPVSGKPVTLSSLKHFFSNKETLLFLLLVFICAVPARMNDTFLGVYIRELGGSAKLVGLTWFLAAGSEIVVFALSFWWLRKGKEIIIISFAAAFFFIRYFVSAWITDPQLLAYLQVMQLLTFPIFYSAAIQYLYRIVPVEWRATGQTVLALLFFGVSGIIASYIGGAIYGAFGGKTLYLFISSISFIGMVFALVLYRIYGKRLDTAEDAV
- a CDS encoding sensor histidine kinase; amino-acid sequence: MSILTRQILTALGVAFVISLILPAAVFFIFPLSDWSLLWEKVVMGLPFVIFLPSLVMTVGLIYGVVSGMFWKRQLERVDEGLYLLEQGRLPSQQETYPVQEMAKMVERMQLIHKQINEQTKLSQKMANEKAIDQEKQIQEIVSQERNRLARELHDSVSQQLFAASMFMSAITESQSDMEKTEMKQFKVVEEMIHQSQLEMRALLLHLRPVALKGKSLHEGMKELLLELAQKVTMDINWKMEPVTLDKGIEDHLFRILQESISNTLRHAKANSLEVLLIVRDGLIILRITDDGIGFNVEESKTGSYGLQNMHERAVELGGTMQLVSVPNKGTKLEVKIPLLNAGGDHDD
- a CDS encoding L-cystine transporter is translated as MIGYVFLNLAIMLVLLGVLFYMSKKHISFTKRVFTGLGLGIVFGLLLQYFYEPQSEAIVKSVDWFNIVGSGYVKFLQMIVMPLVFISILSAFTRLKLTSNIGKISVLIIGILLGTTAIAAAVGITSATVFNLEAVQIEQGEAELSRGDQISETYGTIQDKTMPQQILELIPSNPFLDLTGARPTSTISVVIFAAFLGIAYLGVKRKQPEHAEFFAKIVDTLHSIIMRVVTLILRLTPYGILAIMTKTVATSDLDAILKLGKFVGASYVALIVMFLIHLLLLMLAGLNPIVYLRKAFPVLSFAFTSRTSAGALPLNIQTQKQLGVSEGIANFAGSFGLSIGQNGCAGIYPAMLAVMIAPTVGINPLEPSFIAMLIAIVAISSFGVAGVGGGATFAAILVLSAMNLPIALAGLLISVEPLIDMGRTAVNVSGSMTSGILTSKITGDLDKEQFSEESSLKIEAEM
- a CDS encoding phosphatase PAP2 family protein: MKNNSILSFHPLLYLLLLVITSSIYSIINQSSGHAVDVTTIIDGEIPFIKEFVLPYLLWYPYIYGLLIYYCFVDRKHYFVGLVSLISGKLLCFLVYCLWQTTVPRPEVVGNDIFAHLMRIVYSHDQPVNCLPSIHVLTTFIMMIVAHKRKEQHKWEFASVTAFGTLIILSTLFTKQHAVLDVLAGILLACGVYAAVQYMFQALSAFQANHYTARQIKK